The Xanthobacter flavus genome includes a window with the following:
- a CDS encoding thiamine phosphate synthase: MTDRTLARGDLADVVGAACAGGVRWISLREKDLPKAEQIALVARLRIVTAPWGARLTLHGTPELARAAGADGVHLSGGGDAAAARALLGPDALVGLSAHSLAEAAVAAPGVLDYLTASPVFPTTSKPGHGPALGVAGLGAFARTSSVPVIALAGIDADTLPICFRAGAKGVAVMGGIMRAEDPAAIVATLLAGIPPHAI; encoded by the coding sequence ATCACCGACCGCACGTTGGCGCGCGGCGATCTGGCGGACGTGGTAGGCGCGGCCTGCGCCGGCGGCGTTCGGTGGATCAGCCTGCGTGAGAAGGATCTTCCCAAAGCGGAACAGATCGCGCTTGTCGCCCGCCTGCGCATCGTCACCGCGCCATGGGGCGCGCGCCTGACGCTCCACGGGACACCGGAGCTGGCGCGCGCAGCTGGCGCCGACGGCGTGCACCTGTCCGGCGGTGGGGATGCTGCGGCGGCCCGGGCGCTGCTCGGCCCCGACGCGCTGGTGGGCCTCTCCGCCCACAGCCTCGCCGAAGCCGCTGTGGCTGCGCCAGGCGTCCTCGACTACCTCACCGCCAGCCCGGTTTTCCCTACCACCTCCAAGCCGGGGCACGGCCCGGCTCTAGGCGTGGCCGGCCTTGGAGCCTTTGCCCGCACTTCGTCGGTGCCGGTGATCGCCCTCGCGGGCATCGACGCGGATACCCTGCCGATCTGCTTCCGGGCTGGCGCGAAAGGCGTCGCCGTCATGGGCGGCATCATGCGTGCGGAAGACCCCGCGGCGATCGTCGCGACCCTCCTCGCAGGGATTCCCCCACACGCCATCTGA
- a CDS encoding thiazole synthase translates to MSAFQTPNADPLVIAGRTFSSRLFLGTAGYPNQKVFLDALAASGSEMATASIRRISLAGYEESLTDLLTGRVHILPNTAGCQTAKDAVLTAELAREALETDWVKLEVIGDRELLYPNVEELLKATEELVSRGFVVLPYCNDDPVTCQKLADLGAATVMPLGSMIGTGLGIANPHMIELICARSPVPVVLDAGIGTASDAALAMELGCAAVLLNTAVSKALDPVRMATAFRHAVEGGRLARLAGRIPRKLHAEASSPEFGLVGS, encoded by the coding sequence ATGAGCGCGTTCCAGACTCCCAACGCCGATCCCCTCGTCATCGCCGGACGCACCTTCTCGTCACGGCTGTTCCTGGGCACGGCGGGCTATCCCAACCAGAAGGTGTTCCTTGATGCGCTCGCCGCCTCGGGCAGCGAGATGGCGACGGCCTCCATCCGCCGCATCAGCCTCGCCGGCTATGAGGAGAGCCTGACGGACCTGCTCACTGGCCGCGTCCACATCCTGCCCAACACCGCCGGCTGCCAGACAGCGAAGGACGCGGTGCTCACCGCCGAGCTCGCCCGCGAGGCGCTGGAGACGGACTGGGTGAAGCTGGAGGTCATCGGCGACCGCGAGCTGCTCTATCCCAATGTGGAGGAACTGCTGAAGGCGACGGAAGAGCTGGTCTCGCGCGGCTTCGTCGTACTGCCCTATTGCAACGACGATCCGGTCACCTGCCAGAAGCTGGCCGATCTCGGCGCCGCCACCGTGATGCCGCTGGGCTCCATGATCGGCACCGGCCTCGGCATCGCCAACCCGCACATGATCGAGCTGATCTGCGCCCGCTCCCCGGTGCCGGTGGTGCTGGATGCGGGCATCGGCACCGCCTCCGATGCGGCGCTGGCCATGGAACTGGGCTGCGCCGCCGTGCTGCTCAACACCGCCGTCTCCAAGGCGCTTGATCCGGTGCGCATGGCCACCGCCTTCCGCCACGCGGTGGAGGGCGGCCGCCTCGCCCGCCTCGCGGGGCGCATTCCGCGCAAGCTTCACGCCGAAGCCTCCAGCCCCGAATTCGGCCTCGTCGGGAGCTGA
- a CDS encoding carbonic anhydrase, translated as MTINRRTLLAGLVACPVCATAARASEGAHWTYEGHGGPQEWGSLEKGFSACSVGTQQSPINLEGAVKAESAGPMLAWKPFAYKVVNNGHTIQADVTGDGGTATLGGKTYALKQFHFHAPSEHAVDGKRSAMEAHFVHAAPEGGLLVAGVFMVPGTANAALSTIMAAAPRAAGDKTLAAPLNPAGFLPSARGTYRYEGSLTTPPCSEIVDWNVFAAPIEVAQADIDAFRAIFPMNARPLQAVNRRFLLRLN; from the coding sequence ATGACCATAAATCGACGCACGCTGCTTGCGGGCTTGGTTGCCTGTCCCGTTTGCGCCACTGCCGCACGCGCCTCCGAGGGCGCGCACTGGACGTACGAAGGCCATGGCGGCCCGCAGGAATGGGGTTCGCTGGAGAAAGGCTTTTCCGCCTGTTCGGTCGGCACCCAGCAGTCGCCCATTAATCTTGAAGGCGCGGTGAAAGCCGAGAGCGCCGGCCCCATGCTCGCGTGGAAACCGTTCGCCTACAAGGTGGTGAACAATGGCCACACCATTCAGGCCGACGTGACCGGGGACGGCGGCACCGCCACCCTCGGCGGCAAGACCTATGCGCTGAAGCAGTTCCACTTCCATGCGCCGAGCGAGCATGCCGTGGACGGCAAGCGCAGCGCCATGGAAGCGCATTTCGTCCATGCGGCGCCCGAGGGCGGGCTTCTGGTGGCGGGCGTCTTCATGGTGCCCGGCACGGCCAATGCCGCTCTCTCCACCATCATGGCGGCGGCGCCGCGCGCGGCCGGAGACAAGACGCTGGCCGCCCCGCTCAATCCGGCTGGCTTTCTGCCATCGGCCCGCGGCACATATCGCTACGAGGGGTCGCTGACCACCCCGCCCTGCTCTGAAATCGTGGACTGGAACGTGTTCGCGGCGCCCATCGAAGTGGCGCAGGCGGATATCGACGCCTTCCGCGCCATCTTCCCCATGAACGCCCGCCCGCTGCAGGCGGTGAACCGACGTTTCCTTCTGCGCCTCAACTGA